The Triticum aestivum cultivar Chinese Spring chromosome 3A, IWGSC CS RefSeq v2.1, whole genome shotgun sequence genome includes a region encoding these proteins:
- the LOC123059964 gene encoding protein FAR1-RELATED SEQUENCE 7, which yields MMATAEVNGVGLEFLSDPVDRYASHSLFSKVRNDTRAARKAYGSTFLLRKFPLPDLGSDHLITTGEPTSAQTESTTESSMGDVGDPSIIMELALKPAGEALSLAPVDPQPSTGKEGADVPGWTRRVRIGQAPERVPCAGRVCALEKTLRGYAENKGDTVVVPVVGYNFDSLGEAYDFYNLYSWEIGFGIRYGKSRLNVERTKCMQEIVCGCSGKPKRGNTRTCRCECPAMIRLLRSNDNGLYISEHRPSHNHALTDKCGEKVYWPSHKHIDLYTRDLVKQLRENNISIGKVHNILGSFFGSMNNQPFTKRALRGLCGEISRDQADDDVRKTMDVFAELGSKDAGLYYRVQPDSDSRIRNLLWSTGASRMQYHYFGDAITFDTTYRTNLYDIPFRLFVGVNNHFQSIIFGGVLVRDETSETFEWVFNEFIRMMGGKHPQTILTDQCWAMELAIEKTMPETTHRWCKWHILKKAKEKLGTYYTKRSNFRAEFHKIVNHMLTEDEFENAWRELLDKYSLQKTRTWQAYMKYVRSGQNHNSGANFVQR from the exons ATGATGGCGACTGCAGAGGTCAACGGCGTCGGGCTGGAGTTCCTTTCAGATCCGGTGGACAGGTATGCTTCCCACTCCTTATTTTCCAAAGTTCGTAATGATACACGCGCTGCGAGGAAAGCTTACGGATCCACGTTTTTGTTGCGCAAGTTCCCCCTGCCGGATCTTGGATCCGACCATCTGATCACGACCGGTGAGCCTACTTCTGCACAGACTGAGTCAACCACTGAATCGAGCATGGGGGATGTTGGCGACCCATCTATCATAATGGAGTTGGCTTTGAAGCCCGCTGGAGAAGCACTGAGCTTGGCACCGGTCGATCCGCAGCCATCTACAGGAAAAGAAGGTGCTGATGTCCCCGGATGGACAAGAAG GGTCAGGATTGGGCAAGCCCCCGAGCGTGTTCCTTGTGCTGGGAGGGTGTGTGCCCTCGAAAAAACACTAAGAGGATATGCAGAAAACAAAGGTGATACAGTTGTGGTTCCAGTGGTTGGATATAATTTCGATTCGTTGGGAGAAGCATACGACTTCTACAATCTATACTCTTGGGAAATCGGTTTCGGTATAAGATACGGCAAAAGCCGTCTAAATGTTGAGAGAACCAAGTGTATGCAGGAAATAGTTTGTGGATGTTCA GGCAAACCAAAGAGAGGGAATACACGGACCTGCCGCTGCGAGTGCCCTGCAATGATTCGTTTGCTTCGATCCAATGACAATGGCTTGTATATAAGTGAGCACCGGCCATCGCACAACCACGCTTTGACAGATAAGTGTGGCGAAAAGGTATACTGGCCTTCACATAAGCATATTGATCTATATACAAGAGACCTTGTGAAGCAGCTTAGAGAAAACAATATTAGCATTGGGAAAGTTCATAACATACTTGGTAGTTTCTTTGGATCAATGAATAATCAGCCTTTCACAAAAAGGGCTTTGAGGGGACTCTGTGGTGAAATCAGCCGAGACCAAGCAGACGATGACGTCCGAAAAACTATGGATGTCTTTGCAGAATTGGGTTCAAAAGATGCTGGCTTGTATTACAGAGTTCAACCTGACAGTGATAGCCGGATAAGGAATTTACTTTGGTCAACAGGTGCAAGCAGGATGCAGTACCACTATTTTGGAGATGCAATAACATTTGACACAACATATAGAACAAACCTATATGATATACCATTCAGACTTTTTGTTGGAGTAAACAACCACTTCCAAAGCATTATCTTTGGTGGTGTTCTTGTCAGGGATGAGACATCAGAAACTTTCGAGTGGGTGTTCAATGAATTCATCCGCATGATGGGTGGCAAGCATCCCCAGACCATACTTACAG ATCAATGCTGGGCTATGGAGCTGGCAATAGAGAAAACAATGCCCGAAACCACACACCGGTGGTGCAAGTGGCACATACTTAAGAAGGCAAAAGAGAAACTTGGTACATACTACACAAAGCGAAGCAACTTCAGAGCAGAATTCCATAAAATTGTCAATCACATGTTGACAGAAGATGAATTTGAAAATGCATGGAGAGAGCTGCTTGATAAATACAGTTTACAAAAAACCCGTACATGGCAAGCATATATGAAGTACGTCAGAAGTGGGCAAAACCATAATTCTGGGGCAAATTTTGTGCAAAGATGA